In one Bacteroidota bacterium genomic region, the following are encoded:
- a CDS encoding 4-hydroxy-3-methylbut-2-enyl diphosphate reductase, whose product MKIEINKESGFCFGVVYAIQMAEAILEKEDKIYCLGDIVHNNVEVKRLSNEGLITIDHEKFKSLKNCKVLLRAHGEPPETYKIALENNIELIDASCPVVLKLQNRIKNGFDDISKIDGQLVIYGKNRHAEVNGLVGQTKGKAIVINTLKDLSKIDFTKPINLFSQTTQSLEGFFEIQKEIQSQLEKINSKAQFISNNTTCSQVTNREPSLREFASNNDVIIFVSGRKSSNGKMLYEVCKNTNPNSYFVSDLPELKNEWLENAKTIGICGATSTPRWLMEKIASSIENLL is encoded by the coding sequence ATGAAAATAGAAATAAATAAAGAATCGGGTTTTTGTTTCGGCGTAGTTTACGCAATTCAAATGGCTGAGGCAATTCTCGAAAAAGAAGATAAAATTTATTGTCTTGGCGATATAGTTCATAACAATGTAGAAGTCAAAAGATTATCAAATGAAGGTTTGATTACTATCGATCACGAAAAATTTAAATCATTAAAAAACTGCAAAGTACTGCTGCGTGCCCACGGAGAACCACCGGAAACATACAAAATTGCATTAGAAAACAATATTGAGTTAATAGATGCCTCCTGTCCTGTTGTTTTAAAATTGCAAAACAGAATTAAAAATGGTTTCGACGATATCTCAAAAATCGATGGACAACTTGTTATTTACGGTAAAAATCGTCATGCAGAAGTTAACGGATTGGTTGGCCAGACTAAAGGAAAAGCAATTGTTATTAATACTCTTAAAGATTTATCAAAAATAGACTTCACAAAACCCATAAATCTTTTCTCGCAAACTACACAAAGCTTAGAAGGCTTTTTCGAGATTCAGAAGGAAATTCAAAGTCAACTTGAAAAAATCAACTCAAAAGCCCAATTTATTAGCAATAATACAACTTGTTCGCAAGTTACCAATCGCGAACCATCCTTGCGTGAATTTGCAAGCAATAACGATGTGATAATTTTTGTGAGCGGTAGAAAAAGCTCGAATGGGAAAATGCTTTATGAAGTTTGCAAAAACACAAATCCAAATTCCTATTTTGTTTCTGACCTGCCGGAACTGAAAAATGAATGGTTGGAAAATGCTAAAACCATAGGAATTTGCGGAGCTACATCAACCCCCCGATGGCTGATGGAAAAAATTGCAAGTTCTATTGAAAATCTTCTTTAA
- a CDS encoding (d)CMP kinase translates to MKIEKNLIIAIDGHSSCGKSTIAKDLAKTIAYTYIDSGAMYRAVTLFCLRNNIISNDKVDDKTLFEKIQSISISFKKNEESGENEIFLNDKNVESEIRALEVANYVSQISKIKEVRVEMVKQQQEMGKQKRIVMDGRDIGTVVFPDADIKIFMTASVEIRAQRRYDELIEKDINTTYLEVFENIKNRDFIDENRKESPLKMDKDAMVLDNSKISRKEQLDWILKILNDFQK, encoded by the coding sequence ATGAAAATAGAAAAAAATCTAATAATTGCAATTGACGGGCACTCATCCTGCGGCAAAAGCACAATTGCTAAAGACCTTGCAAAAACAATTGCTTATACATATATTGATTCCGGTGCCATGTATCGGGCAGTTACACTATTTTGCCTGAGAAATAACATTATTTCAAATGATAAAGTTGATGACAAAACTCTTTTTGAAAAAATTCAAAGCATAAGTATCAGTTTCAAAAAAAATGAAGAATCGGGTGAAAATGAAATATTTTTAAACGATAAAAATGTCGAATCAGAAATTCGAGCTTTGGAAGTTGCAAATTATGTTAGCCAGATCAGCAAAATCAAGGAAGTGCGTGTAGAAATGGTAAAACAGCAGCAAGAAATGGGCAAACAAAAAAGGATAGTCATGGATGGAAGAGATATTGGAACTGTAGTTTTTCCGGATGCCGATATTAAAATATTTATGACAGCAAGCGTAGAAATCAGAGCTCAAAGAAGATATGATGAGCTGATAGAAAAAGATATTAACACAACATATTTAGAAGTTTTTGAAAATATTAAAAACAGAGATTTTATTGACGAAAACAGAAAAGAAAGTCCGCTGAAAATGGATAAAGATGCGATGGTTTTAGATAATAGTAAAATCTCCAGAAAAGAGCAATTAGATTGGATTTTGAAAATTCTAAACGATTTTCAGAAATAG
- the mgtE gene encoding magnesium transporter has product MKLKTNFELTKEFVTNLKKTIERKDNSVALEIMESLHAADIAEIYDELSIEEAKYLYLLLDGEKAADVLVELEEDDRERFLKVLPSEVIAKQFINEMDSDDAADIIGELSEEKQEEVLSHIDDLEQAGDIVDLLHYDEDTAGGLMAKELICVNINWNITTCISEMRKQAEDVDELYYVYVVDNDDILKGTLSLKKMLLSSDTKNISAIYNKDVITVKTEATSEEVANIMDKYDLIVLPVVDSIGRLVGRITIDDVVDVIREEAEKDYQMVSGITQDVESSDSTWKLTKARLPWLLIGLFGGIFGARIIGFFEDDLDKYIGLALFFPLIGAMAGNVGVQSSSIIVQGIANNTIGLESIGRKLIKELLIALINGIILSSLIFIYSYFFSSNFALTVSVSTALFAIILFAGIFGTFIPLFLNKLKIDPALATGPFITTINDITGLVIYLFIGRMFFNFL; this is encoded by the coding sequence ATGAAACTAAAAACAAATTTTGAGCTTACAAAAGAGTTCGTTACAAATCTTAAGAAGACAATTGAAAGGAAAGACAATTCGGTTGCTTTGGAAATTATGGAGTCGCTACATGCTGCCGATATTGCTGAGATTTACGATGAATTAAGTATTGAAGAAGCAAAATATCTTTATTTATTATTGGATGGAGAAAAAGCTGCCGATGTTCTTGTTGAATTGGAAGAAGACGACAGAGAAAGATTTCTTAAAGTTCTACCCAGCGAGGTCATTGCAAAACAATTCATTAACGAAATGGATTCTGACGATGCTGCGGATATCATTGGCGAGCTTTCGGAAGAAAAACAAGAAGAAGTACTTTCTCATATCGACGATCTTGAACAAGCTGGAGATATTGTCGATTTGCTTCACTACGATGAAGATACTGCCGGTGGATTGATGGCAAAAGAGCTGATTTGTGTTAATATAAATTGGAATATTACTACCTGCATTTCTGAAATGCGCAAACAAGCCGAAGATGTCGATGAATTGTATTATGTTTATGTTGTAGATAACGATGATATTTTAAAAGGCACACTTTCGTTGAAGAAAATGCTACTTAGCAGCGATACAAAAAATATTTCTGCGATTTATAATAAAGATGTAATAACAGTGAAAACTGAGGCTACTTCGGAAGAAGTGGCAAATATTATGGACAAATACGATTTGATTGTGCTTCCTGTAGTAGATAGTATTGGCAGGTTAGTTGGTCGTATCACAATCGACGATGTTGTTGATGTTATTCGTGAAGAAGCCGAAAAAGATTACCAAATGGTTTCGGGTATTACTCAAGATGTTGAATCTTCTGATAGCACATGGAAGCTTACTAAAGCAAGATTACCTTGGCTCCTGATCGGACTTTTCGGCGGAATTTTTGGTGCCAGAATTATTGGATTTTTCGAGGACGATCTTGACAAATATATTGGACTAGCTTTGTTTTTTCCGTTAATTGGAGCTATGGCTGGAAATGTAGGTGTGCAATCTTCATCAATTATTGTACAAGGAATTGCAAACAATACTATTGGGCTCGAAAGCATTGGCAGAAAACTTATAAAAGAGTTGCTCATTGCACTGATAAATGGAATAATATTGTCATCATTAATATTTATATATAGTTATTTCTTTAGCTCGAATTTTGCCCTAACTGTTTCAGTTAGTACAGCTTTGTTTGCAATTATTTTGTTTGCCGGAATTTTCGGCACTTTTATTCCGCTATTTCTTAATAAATTGAAAATTGATCCGGCACTTGCAACCGGACCATTTATTACAACCATAAACGATATAACAGGATTAGTTATTTATTTATTTATTGGCAGAATGTTTTTTAATTTTCTGTAA
- the rsmA gene encoding 16S rRNA (adenine(1518)-N(6)/adenine(1519)-N(6))-dimethyltransferase RsmA gives MNIIRAKKTLGQHFLIDKNIAQKISDSLILQTKENNESHKVIEVGGGTGFLTEFLEKKDIELSVVEIDSEAVDVLKMKFPNLINKIYHDNFLKMNIEQIAKAPLHIIGNFPYNISSQIFFKVLENRDKVSQVVCMIQKEVAARICSEKGNKVYGILSVLLQAFYDVEYLFTVSETVFDPPPKVKSAVIRLVRKEKNILNCNEKLLFQIVKATFNHRRKIIRNTLKSVVGELDKNIENELLLKRPEQLGVEDFNDLTNFAEKMSLKNDMEGEIAK, from the coding sequence ATGAACATAATCAGAGCAAAAAAAACATTAGGGCAACATTTTTTAATTGACAAAAACATTGCACAAAAAATTTCGGATAGTTTAATTCTACAAACTAAGGAAAATAATGAATCTCACAAAGTTATTGAAGTTGGCGGCGGAACAGGATTTTTAACAGAGTTTCTTGAAAAAAAAGATATCGAATTGTCGGTGGTTGAAATTGATTCTGAAGCAGTTGATGTGTTGAAGATGAAATTTCCAAATTTGATAAACAAAATATATCATGACAATTTTCTTAAAATGAATATCGAACAAATTGCCAAAGCTCCACTTCACATTATCGGTAATTTTCCATACAATATATCAAGCCAGATTTTTTTTAAAGTGCTCGAAAACAGAGACAAAGTAAGCCAGGTAGTTTGTATGATTCAAAAGGAAGTTGCAGCACGGATTTGTTCAGAAAAAGGGAATAAAGTTTACGGAATTTTAAGTGTTCTTTTGCAGGCTTTCTACGATGTCGAATATTTATTTACGGTGAGCGAAACTGTTTTCGATCCTCCGCCAAAAGTGAAATCGGCAGTAATCAGGCTTGTGAGAAAAGAAAAAAACATTTTGAATTGTAATGAAAAACTGCTATTTCAAATAGTGAAAGCCACCTTCAATCATAGACGGAAAATCATCAGAAATACACTAAAAAGTGTGGTTGGAGAGTTAGACAAAAATATAGAAAATGAGCTACTTTTGAAGCGTCCAGAGCAACTTGGTGTTGAAGATTTTAATGATTTAACTAATTTTGCGGAAAAAATGAGCTTAAAAAACGATATGGAAGGAGAAATCGCAAAATGA